Proteins found in one Alteromonas macleodii genomic segment:
- a CDS encoding cytochrome c-type biogenesis protein, with protein sequence MTRFFALLLIVGAFSVHAAEDKFTFDTSAQRESFLKLTAELRCPMCQNQNIADSDAMIAHDMRRKVYTLLKQGKTEQEVIEFMKSRYGDFVHYQPPVTAATLWLWAGPVLFIFIALLVVIRRKSVTPPEDMAAKLAKADKMLEQEKE encoded by the coding sequence GTGACTAGGTTTTTTGCCCTTTTGCTGATAGTTGGCGCTTTCTCGGTACACGCCGCTGAAGATAAATTTACCTTCGACACTTCAGCGCAACGTGAGAGCTTTTTAAAACTTACCGCTGAACTGCGTTGCCCAATGTGTCAAAACCAGAATATTGCAGATAGCGACGCCATGATTGCCCACGACATGCGCCGAAAAGTATACACCTTACTTAAACAGGGCAAAACAGAGCAAGAAGTCATTGAATTTATGAAGTCGCGCTATGGCGACTTTGTACATTACCAACCGCCTGTTACGGCTGCGACACTGTGGCTTTGGGCTGGCCCCGTATTGTTTATATTCATTGCCTTGTTGGTTGTAATTCGCCGGAAATCGGTAACGCCACCTGAAGATATGGCCGCTAAGTTAGCCAAAGCAGACAAAATGTTGGAGCAAGAGAAAGAATGA
- a CDS encoding redoxin family protein, producing the protein MKKAPLVAIPLVLFSLLVIFLFKGLFSDPRELDSQAQDKTLPAFSLPDLMQPDITYTPKDLKGKVTILNVWGVWCVTCAVEMPYLTQLKNEQNVHIVGLYFDQDLDPDFGTKTLSRVQQEVTDMLSRYGNPYAYNIFDVYRDTSLDLGVTGAPEHFVIDAEGIIRMHHIGDINERVWNSKVGPLYNKLVAEASGKVSEDRKVDVDAVMSDAQSVQGGE; encoded by the coding sequence ATGAAAAAAGCTCCACTTGTTGCGATTCCATTGGTGCTGTTTTCTTTGCTGGTTATTTTCTTATTCAAGGGGCTTTTTTCTGACCCTAGAGAGCTAGACTCTCAAGCTCAAGATAAAACATTACCTGCTTTCTCACTGCCAGATCTTATGCAGCCAGATATAACCTATACCCCAAAAGACTTAAAAGGAAAGGTGACTATCTTAAATGTATGGGGGGTATGGTGTGTGACTTGCGCTGTCGAAATGCCGTATCTTACTCAGCTTAAGAATGAGCAAAATGTTCACATTGTGGGGTTGTATTTCGACCAGGATTTAGACCCGGACTTTGGCACAAAAACACTTAGTCGCGTTCAGCAAGAAGTCACAGACATGCTCAGCCGCTATGGCAACCCCTACGCGTACAATATCTTCGATGTTTATCGCGATACCTCCCTTGACCTTGGCGTTACTGGGGCGCCAGAGCACTTTGTGATTGATGCTGAAGGCATTATACGTATGCATCACATAGGCGATATTAATGAGCGCGTGTGGAATTCAAAAGTTGGTCCGCTTTACAATAAGCTAGTTGCCGAAGCGTCTGGCAAAGTAAGTGAAGATAGGAAAGTGGACGTTGACGCTGTAATGAGTGACGCCCAAAGTGTTCAAGGAGGTGAGTGA
- the ccmB gene encoding heme exporter protein CcmB yields the protein MSLYRGIFKRDIQIAFKQKAELVQPLMFLTMVVTLFPLGVSPSPDTLQRIGPGVIWIAAILSSLMAMERLFRDDFQDGSLEQYILSGMALPAVSAVKVTVHWLVSFVPLFLLSPLLAMFLNLTVDMYIALVLTLLLGTPLLSLIGAIAVGLTVGLQKGGVLLALLLIPVFIPLLIFATSAVDSAALQLPYHAQLAIIAAMLLLAAALAPFAIAYSLKVSQN from the coding sequence ATGTCACTATACCGAGGAATTTTCAAGCGCGATATACAGATTGCGTTTAAGCAAAAAGCAGAGTTGGTGCAGCCACTAATGTTTTTAACCATGGTAGTGACTTTGTTTCCGTTAGGCGTTAGCCCGTCCCCCGATACCCTTCAGCGCATTGGGCCAGGGGTAATTTGGATTGCCGCCATACTGTCCTCTCTCATGGCGATGGAAAGGCTGTTTCGCGATGACTTTCAAGACGGTTCGTTAGAGCAGTACATACTTTCTGGCATGGCGTTGCCAGCGGTAAGCGCGGTGAAAGTGACCGTACATTGGCTGGTTAGTTTCGTGCCCTTATTTTTGCTTTCCCCGTTATTAGCAATGTTCTTGAATTTAACAGTGGATATGTATATCGCGCTTGTTTTAACTTTGCTGCTGGGTACGCCGCTACTTTCTTTAATTGGTGCCATTGCGGTAGGGCTTACCGTTGGATTGCAAAAAGGCGGGGTACTTTTAGCACTGTTACTTATCCCTGTCTTTATTCCTTTACTGATATTTGCCACGTCGGCTGTGGATTCTGCCGCACTGCAATTACCTTATCATGCGCAACTTGCTATTATTGCCGCCATGCTTTTATTGGCTGCGGCATTGGCACCGTTTGCCATCGCGTATTCTTTAAAAGTGAGTCAAAACTAA
- the ccmA gene encoding cytochrome c biogenesis heme-transporting ATPase CcmA: protein MLEARGLTCSKRDRTLFEGLSLAVSAGELLYLRGPNGAGKTSLLRILTGLSSPDLGTVFYQGIDVSKDKSGYHHDLLYLGHKSGTNGSLSALDNLSFWLAQHKVSVPINTLYDVLEKVGLVGLEDVPVRYLSAGQQRRVALSRLWLKPSKAWILDEPFTALDVKGVHMLETSMKEHVSGGGLIITTSHQPLSKTAGEHRVFDLEYRF from the coding sequence GTGTTAGAGGCGCGCGGGTTAACATGCAGCAAACGAGACAGAACCCTTTTTGAGGGGCTTTCACTTGCCGTTAGTGCTGGTGAATTGCTGTATTTGCGTGGACCTAATGGCGCGGGGAAAACCAGCTTGCTTCGCATTCTCACAGGGCTAAGCTCACCTGATTTAGGTACCGTTTTTTATCAAGGAATAGATGTATCTAAGGATAAGTCAGGCTATCACCATGATCTCCTTTATCTAGGTCACAAAAGCGGCACTAATGGTAGCCTTTCGGCATTAGATAACCTGTCGTTCTGGTTAGCCCAGCACAAGGTATCGGTACCAATTAATACACTATATGACGTTTTAGAAAAAGTGGGGTTAGTTGGTCTTGAAGACGTGCCGGTAAGGTATTTATCTGCAGGGCAACAACGTCGTGTTGCGCTATCAAGACTGTGGCTAAAGCCGTCAAAGGCATGGATATTGGATGAACCGTTTACAGCGCTAGATGTGAAAGGGGTTCATATGCTTGAAACTAGTATGAAAGAGCATGTTAGCGGCGGCGGTCTCATTATCACCACTTCACACCAACCTTTGTCAAAGACGGCAGGTGAACACCGCGTATTCGATTTGGAGTATCGCTTCTGA
- a CDS encoding heme lyase CcmF/NrfE family subunit, giving the protein MVPEIGNIALTLALVLSILLAVYPLWGAHRQHETLMATAKPLAIGLFTFTLIAYVCLTYAFVTDDFSVAYVAQHSNSQLPIYYKITAVWGGHEGSFLLWVLMLSIWTVAVAIFSKGIPLAMVARVLSVLGMVGIGFYLFMLLTSNPFNSMLPFFPVDGRDLNPLLQDFGMIIHPPMLYMGYVGFSVAFAFAISALISGQLDSTWARWSRPWVISAWAFLTVGIALGSWWAYYELGWGGWWFWDPVENASFMPWLVGTALMHSLAVTEKRKAFKSWTVLLAIAAFSLSLLGTFLVRSGVIVSVHSFASDPTRGLFILGILIVLSGFGLLLYAMRAASLKSPGRYQAFSREVLLMGNNVFLCAATLVVLLGTLLPLVHKELGLGSISVGAPFFNQMFTLLIVPFVLMLGLGPLTRWKQQKASELQKQLLVAGGIALSAGVLVNFAYDEPTYMGVLGMVLVFWILVTTVQEVMQRLTAMPLSSSDNASVLSKLRKLTPSHWGMVLGHVGFAICIIGITLVSNYEMERDVRMDIGDTVSLGGYDFNFKDVRKVQGPNFDADKGVFDVYKHGELIAHLEPEKRLYTVQRMPMTEAAIHSNLARDLFIAMGEPLDNGAWAIRIYIKPFVIWLWAGAVVMAIGGIFSISDKRYRMAKVKKIKRVFGGSNDANSSTGNEQAPVVSNTSVKGDA; this is encoded by the coding sequence ATGGTGCCTGAGATTGGAAATATAGCGCTAACGCTAGCGTTGGTATTGTCTATTTTATTAGCGGTTTATCCTTTATGGGGGGCGCATCGTCAGCATGAAACGTTAATGGCTACTGCCAAGCCGTTAGCTATTGGCCTATTTACGTTTACACTTATCGCCTATGTCTGCTTGACCTATGCGTTCGTTACCGATGATTTTAGCGTGGCTTACGTTGCGCAGCATTCAAATAGCCAGCTTCCTATCTATTATAAAATTACCGCTGTATGGGGCGGTCACGAAGGCTCTTTCCTACTGTGGGTACTGATGCTTTCAATCTGGACAGTGGCTGTGGCGATATTCAGCAAGGGTATTCCTCTTGCTATGGTCGCTAGAGTACTGTCGGTATTAGGCATGGTAGGCATTGGTTTTTACTTATTTATGCTGCTTACCTCAAACCCTTTTAACAGCATGCTGCCTTTTTTTCCAGTCGACGGGCGAGATCTTAATCCGCTGCTGCAAGACTTTGGTATGATCATTCACCCGCCTATGCTTTATATGGGCTACGTAGGCTTTTCTGTCGCTTTCGCGTTTGCTATCTCGGCGCTTATTTCTGGTCAGTTAGATTCAACCTGGGCGCGTTGGTCAAGGCCTTGGGTTATCTCTGCCTGGGCGTTTCTCACAGTGGGCATTGCACTAGGCAGCTGGTGGGCGTATTACGAACTTGGCTGGGGCGGCTGGTGGTTCTGGGACCCAGTAGAAAATGCCTCGTTTATGCCTTGGTTGGTAGGTACGGCCCTGATGCACTCGCTGGCAGTGACCGAAAAGCGAAAGGCGTTTAAATCATGGACAGTGCTACTTGCAATTGCCGCATTTAGTTTGAGTTTATTAGGTACCTTTTTAGTACGTTCCGGGGTCATCGTTTCGGTGCACTCTTTTGCAAGCGATCCTACTCGAGGCTTGTTCATCTTAGGCATATTGATTGTACTTAGCGGTTTTGGATTGCTGCTTTATGCCATGCGTGCGGCTTCGCTTAAGAGCCCAGGACGCTACCAAGCGTTTTCTCGTGAAGTGCTGTTAATGGGTAACAATGTATTTCTGTGTGCAGCAACATTAGTTGTTCTTCTCGGTACGCTACTTCCTCTTGTTCACAAAGAGTTAGGCTTAGGCAGTATTTCCGTAGGCGCACCCTTCTTTAATCAAATGTTCACCTTATTGATTGTGCCCTTTGTATTGATGTTAGGTCTTGGCCCGCTAACGCGTTGGAAGCAGCAAAAAGCCAGCGAACTGCAAAAGCAACTGTTGGTCGCAGGTGGAATTGCGCTAAGTGCAGGTGTACTAGTGAACTTTGCCTACGACGAGCCAACTTACATGGGTGTACTAGGAATGGTGTTGGTGTTTTGGATCCTAGTCACCACAGTACAAGAAGTCATGCAGCGTTTAACGGCTATGCCTTTAAGTAGCTCTGATAATGCATCAGTACTATCTAAACTTCGCAAACTTACACCAAGCCACTGGGGCATGGTGTTGGGACACGTTGGCTTTGCTATTTGTATCATTGGTATTACCCTTGTTTCAAACTACGAAATGGAGCGGGATGTTCGCATGGACATTGGCGATACCGTTTCTTTAGGTGGTTATGATTTTAATTTCAAAGACGTACGTAAAGTACAAGGACCGAACTTTGACGCGGACAAGGGCGTATTCGACGTTTATAAACACGGCGAATTAATAGCGCATTTAGAGCCTGAGAAACGTTTGTATACAGTTCAGCGCATGCCAATGACAGAAGCGGCTATACATTCAAACCTAGCACGAGACTTATTTATTGCTATGGGTGAACCGTTAGACAACGGTGCTTGGGCCATTCGTATTTACATTAAACCGTTTGTTATCTGGCTATGGGCGGGCGCAGTGGTTATGGCTATAGGCGGTATCTTCTCTATTAGCGACAAACGTTACCGTATGGCTAAGGTGAAAAAGATAAAGCGAGTATTTGGTGGCAGTAATGACGCGAACTCATCGACAGGTAATGAGCAAGCACCTGTTGTTTCAAATACTTCAGTGAAAGGAGACGCATAA
- a CDS encoding flagellar hook-length control protein FliK codes for MTTPLSSLLAAASNPSSGSALASLSQTGSVNAAAHGQKGSTSPVITNATLSQAAALDNAAKVIVERLPERVLAISASVNNIPSSSAVSAPQTLNIVLPAETDAKLPKQAINNAQLALVPQSTLSDQSGSQRAVLLFTRSSQQNAVLTPSDKADLFKAVAKALAANNAAVTLKGELAISTKSESFGQLQINTSKSDVLPLNGISTEKLDSGAKTALQKLLGQQVVLRLSRESNGHITLQVSQEISKAGNAPRVNAGNLATITHKNISANLQQQVIASSIRQGGVAIEHNSNNPPSLNTVIKSLGTKPDALKAVSALTLVDSKLSIRTVQQSPVVQISLPQSSSSSFAIPSLKAEQVNKLDLSQLPKVTAKGIDTVLDKGAGSITSTVAHIDKEAPTSLKGSDVHRAITALSRVLLSQTGNTNQALSQLVTIVENGKLSQDVGATKAPDVQHIDKILQQLKGLDALNAKPSQARAFNGDFIGPPKPTIEQLMAASNALKQSKTNGSEETGGIQGKDSGSKSPSVSQVSLASLAQSLSTQAKGLSNSLLSSIAQQLAAIQSKGAEASPIISDTDKLLAGVKASESFVGESVNTANDVNSGPKKLALDMNDQGLSQRLQQLISTQALVTTPVNLTSPVSSSSFVQGMVALVQLALAGRAMQRQPSLKTQIDAPDSIVSKTLSNMGVTTQPSRVSQDMNQLDGRQQLLSQLKTLLSSHQQSKVANVDSRIQGQDSFYYVLPSLSQHHSPPELLISRDQRGQKHKHAQIGQRSLWNITMKLDIGDSGQVLAKSKIDKDTINLDLYASNDEVLRRIGDTLPYLHKRLSSLGLVVENTSYQRGHIPETLNTRPHQIFETRV; via the coding sequence ATGACAACACCATTATCATCACTATTGGCAGCCGCTTCGAATCCATCTTCTGGCTCGGCTTTAGCATCCTTATCACAAACAGGAAGTGTAAACGCTGCGGCTCATGGGCAAAAAGGAAGTACGTCTCCCGTTATTACTAATGCCACATTGTCTCAGGCAGCCGCGTTAGATAATGCGGCAAAAGTAATAGTTGAACGCTTGCCCGAACGCGTATTAGCGATAAGCGCCTCGGTAAATAATATTCCATCAAGTAGCGCTGTTTCAGCACCGCAAACACTAAATATTGTTTTACCCGCCGAGACAGATGCAAAACTGCCAAAGCAAGCAATTAACAATGCTCAGCTTGCTCTCGTGCCTCAAAGTACTCTATCTGACCAATCTGGTTCTCAGCGAGCGGTATTGCTTTTTACACGTTCCTCGCAACAGAACGCCGTATTAACGCCCTCTGATAAAGCGGATTTGTTCAAAGCCGTGGCAAAGGCGCTCGCTGCAAATAATGCTGCCGTGACCCTTAAAGGTGAGCTCGCTATTTCAACAAAAAGCGAGAGCTTCGGGCAGCTTCAAATTAACACTTCCAAAAGCGACGTCCTGCCCCTTAACGGCATTAGTACTGAAAAGCTTGATAGTGGTGCTAAAACCGCACTTCAAAAGCTGCTTGGTCAGCAAGTTGTCTTAAGACTAAGTAGAGAAAGTAATGGCCATATCACACTTCAGGTTTCTCAGGAGATCTCAAAAGCAGGCAATGCTCCAAGAGTTAACGCCGGTAATCTCGCCACCATTACACACAAAAATATAAGTGCTAATTTACAACAGCAGGTTATTGCAAGTTCGATTAGACAAGGTGGCGTCGCCATTGAACACAATTCCAATAACCCTCCCAGTCTTAATACTGTTATAAAAAGTTTAGGCACCAAACCCGACGCATTAAAAGCTGTATCTGCGCTAACCTTGGTTGATAGCAAGCTTTCAATACGTACAGTGCAACAAAGTCCGGTGGTACAAATAAGCTTGCCTCAGAGCAGCTCATCTTCCTTTGCCATTCCTTCTTTAAAGGCAGAACAGGTAAACAAACTCGACCTATCACAACTCCCAAAAGTAACCGCAAAAGGGATCGATACCGTTTTAGATAAGGGTGCTGGAAGTATCACATCTACTGTTGCGCACATTGATAAAGAAGCCCCCACATCACTTAAAGGCTCGGATGTGCACAGGGCGATCACCGCCCTTTCCCGAGTCTTACTAAGCCAGACGGGCAATACAAACCAAGCGTTAAGCCAGCTTGTCACTATCGTTGAGAATGGAAAGTTATCTCAAGATGTCGGTGCGACCAAAGCGCCTGATGTACAGCATATTGATAAGATATTACAGCAGCTAAAAGGCCTTGATGCGCTTAACGCCAAACCTTCTCAAGCCAGAGCTTTTAATGGGGACTTTATCGGACCACCCAAGCCTACTATTGAGCAATTGATGGCGGCGTCAAATGCGTTAAAGCAATCGAAGACCAATGGGTCTGAAGAAACGGGGGGAATACAAGGAAAGGATAGTGGAAGTAAATCACCCTCTGTATCACAGGTATCACTTGCCTCCCTAGCTCAGTCTTTAAGCACACAAGCAAAAGGGTTATCAAATAGTTTACTGAGTAGTATTGCTCAACAGTTGGCAGCTATACAAAGTAAGGGGGCAGAAGCCTCCCCTATTATTTCAGACACCGACAAGCTTCTTGCTGGCGTAAAAGCAAGCGAAAGCTTCGTGGGAGAGAGCGTAAATACTGCCAACGACGTTAATAGCGGGCCTAAAAAGCTCGCACTAGACATGAACGACCAAGGATTATCTCAACGCTTGCAGCAGCTTATCTCAACACAAGCCTTGGTGACTACTCCGGTTAATTTAACATCGCCTGTAAGTTCATCAAGCTTCGTACAAGGCATGGTTGCTTTAGTTCAGTTGGCGCTAGCAGGCCGAGCCATGCAAAGACAGCCTAGCTTAAAAACCCAAATAGATGCACCTGACTCTATCGTTTCAAAGACGCTATCGAATATGGGAGTGACCACTCAACCAAGTCGCGTTAGCCAAGACATGAACCAGTTAGACGGGCGCCAGCAGTTACTTTCTCAACTCAAAACCTTGCTAAGCAGTCATCAGCAAAGCAAAGTAGCGAATGTCGATTCCCGTATTCAAGGACAAGATAGTTTCTATTACGTTTTACCGTCGCTTTCACAACATCACAGTCCGCCCGAGCTCTTGATAAGTCGAGACCAAAGAGGGCAGAAACATAAACACGCACAAATAGGCCAGCGCTCGCTTTGGAATATCACGATGAAACTAGACATTGGAGATAGCGGGCAAGTATTGGCGAAGTCAAAGATTGATAAAGACACGATTAATTTAGACTTATATGCATCGAACGATGAAGTGCTCAGGCGTATTGGCGACACACTACCCTACCTGCATAAACGCCTTTCCTCTCTCGGACTTGTGGTTGAAAACACGAGTTACCAGCGAGGCCATATCCCTGAAACGTTAAATACACGCCCTCATCAGATATTTGAAACTAGGGTTTAG
- the ccmD gene encoding heme exporter protein CcmD — protein MQFESFADFLAMGGYAFYVWLSFGVTFAAMAIVAVQSFIKHRGLLKQVVVEKERKARIKKARQQQ, from the coding sequence ATGCAGTTTGAGTCCTTTGCCGATTTTTTAGCTATGGGCGGTTATGCGTTTTACGTGTGGCTGTCGTTTGGCGTTACTTTTGCGGCAATGGCTATTGTCGCCGTACAAAGTTTTATTAAACATCGCGGCCTTTTAAAGCAGGTGGTGGTGGAAAAAGAACGCAAAGCGCGCATTAAAAAAGCGCGACAGCAACAGTGA
- a CDS encoding heme ABC transporter permease, which translates to MWKWLHPYAKTERAYQLCLTLQPWFWVGALVCLSIGTVWGLAFAPQDYQQGDSFRIIYIHVPSAILSMGTYVAMAIAALVGMVWQWRTAYMSMIAMAPIGAVMTFIALFTGAAWGKPMWGAWWVWDARLTSELILLFLYMGVIALYGAFEDKQQAGKAAGVMALVGVVNIPIIHYSVEWWNTLHQGATISKFDNPSIAPEMLWPLLINLLGFAFFIGAVTTVRLRNEIVLREMHRPWVQTLAMKAMSKQQSDTANTFGKEGN; encoded by the coding sequence ATGTGGAAGTGGTTACACCCCTACGCAAAAACAGAGCGTGCTTACCAGCTTTGTTTAACTTTACAGCCTTGGTTTTGGGTTGGTGCTTTAGTGTGTTTGAGCATAGGCACTGTATGGGGGCTTGCCTTTGCGCCCCAAGATTATCAGCAAGGTGATTCGTTTCGTATTATTTATATTCACGTGCCTAGCGCCATTTTGTCTATGGGAACTTATGTTGCTATGGCAATTGCAGCCCTGGTCGGTATGGTTTGGCAGTGGCGTACTGCTTATATGAGCATGATTGCCATGGCTCCCATTGGCGCAGTAATGACCTTTATCGCTTTGTTCACAGGGGCGGCTTGGGGTAAACCTATGTGGGGTGCTTGGTGGGTATGGGATGCGCGCCTGACATCAGAGCTTATTCTACTTTTCTTGTACATGGGGGTTATAGCCCTTTACGGTGCATTTGAAGACAAGCAACAGGCTGGTAAAGCCGCAGGCGTAATGGCTCTTGTTGGTGTTGTTAATATCCCCATTATTCATTACTCAGTAGAGTGGTGGAACACGTTACATCAAGGCGCAACAATCAGTAAATTTGACAACCCTTCGATTGCGCCTGAAATGTTATGGCCGCTGTTAATTAACTTACTGGGTTTTGCTTTCTTTATTGGTGCTGTGACCACAGTGCGTCTACGCAACGAAATTGTATTACGAGAAATGCACAGGCCTTGGGTACAAACGTTGGCAATGAAAGCAATGTCAAAGCAGCAAAGCGATACGGCAAATACATTTGGAAAAGAGGGCAATTAA
- the ccmI gene encoding c-type cytochrome biogenesis protein CcmI — MSWSEFYIIVSGLITLVLLIVAFPWLRNKNHAKQDSLSNTQIVKQRLAELDREVQEGLISEHDKRQAVDELKLALVDESAFHQNKTGNAKLPLAIGGLLAVLCGAIVYSQVNQMERVAKAQQSIEALPELSQQLASGNANNLTPQDIASLALAIRQRLREEPEDDTGWMYFGRLMLSVGQEVQAIEAIDKAVSLAPSNSANRITLAQALMTTGDVNNLERAQSILLGLLNDNPENDNLALMMAVVSAQLGDLNNTRRFYQQVEGKLPADSDMAQRLVARIKELEGNTTEMVALQRSNAEPTDETDIQGDNEQALTGFTITVNLSDDAEASAPKEGFLIVFAQDANSDNRMPAAVVKLPIDDFPVSVTLTTENAMMPQFTLAALSDVVVTARLSEDGNVAVAEGEWQGSVNASVTANQLSSLSIIIDKEL, encoded by the coding sequence ATGAGTTGGTCTGAGTTTTATATTATTGTTTCAGGCTTAATCACGCTTGTTCTTTTAATTGTCGCTTTTCCATGGCTTCGCAATAAAAATCACGCAAAACAAGACAGTTTGAGCAATACGCAAATTGTTAAGCAGCGCCTTGCCGAACTTGACCGCGAGGTGCAAGAAGGGCTTATTAGTGAGCACGACAAGCGTCAGGCGGTTGATGAACTTAAATTGGCGCTAGTGGATGAAAGTGCATTTCACCAAAACAAAACCGGTAACGCTAAATTGCCACTGGCAATAGGTGGTCTACTTGCTGTGTTATGTGGAGCAATTGTGTATTCGCAAGTTAACCAGATGGAACGTGTTGCGAAAGCCCAGCAGTCTATTGAAGCGCTACCCGAGCTGAGTCAGCAACTTGCCAGCGGTAACGCGAACAACCTGACCCCACAAGACATCGCTAGCCTTGCATTAGCCATACGTCAACGACTTCGCGAGGAACCGGAAGATGATACAGGCTGGATGTATTTTGGCAGATTAATGCTGAGTGTTGGCCAAGAAGTGCAGGCTATTGAGGCTATTGATAAAGCCGTGAGCTTAGCGCCTTCTAATTCAGCTAACCGTATTACACTTGCTCAGGCTTTAATGACCACGGGTGATGTAAACAACTTGGAACGTGCGCAATCTATCTTATTAGGCTTGCTTAATGATAACCCTGAGAATGATAATCTCGCGCTTATGATGGCAGTGGTGTCGGCTCAACTTGGTGATCTTAATAATACTCGCCGTTTTTATCAGCAAGTTGAAGGTAAACTGCCAGCAGATAGCGATATGGCCCAGCGTTTAGTTGCGCGTATAAAAGAGCTTGAGGGAAATACCACCGAAATGGTAGCGTTACAACGCTCGAATGCAGAACCTACGGATGAGACGGATATACAAGGCGATAACGAGCAAGCCCTTACAGGCTTTACCATCACCGTTAATTTGTCCGATGACGCTGAAGCAAGCGCGCCTAAAGAAGGCTTTTTAATTGTGTTTGCTCAAGATGCAAACTCAGATAATAGAATGCCTGCTGCAGTGGTTAAGTTGCCAATAGATGACTTTCCGGTTTCTGTAACATTAACTACCGAAAACGCTATGATGCCACAATTTACACTTGCTGCGCTTTCTGATGTAGTGGTTACCGCAAGGCTATCGGAAGATGGCAATGTGGCGGTAGCTGAGGGAGAATGGCAGGGAAGTGTAAACGCAAGCGTTACTGCCAATCAGCTATCTTCACTAAGCATTATTATTGATAAGGAATTATAA
- the ccmE gene encoding cytochrome c maturation protein CcmE, with product MNPRRKQRLTVVGIIGFLVVSAIGLMLYALNDSIDLFYTPSEIIEGKNGQKPQVGQRLRIGGMVVPGSVKRDQESLAVSFDLIDTGPTVTVTYTGILPDLFREGQGIVATGILTGEKNIKAQEVLAKHDEEYMPPELAEKMKGIKHVKPDNMPSYESSNGTGGK from the coding sequence ATGAACCCGAGACGAAAGCAGCGATTGACCGTAGTAGGAATTATCGGTTTTTTAGTAGTAAGTGCAATTGGATTGATGCTTTACGCTCTAAACGACAGTATTGACCTTTTTTATACGCCCAGCGAAATTATTGAAGGCAAAAATGGACAAAAACCACAGGTTGGCCAGCGTCTTCGTATAGGCGGTATGGTGGTACCTGGCAGTGTGAAAAGAGATCAAGAGAGTTTGGCTGTGAGCTTCGACCTAATCGATACTGGTCCAACGGTTACTGTGACATATACAGGCATCTTGCCTGATTTGTTCCGCGAAGGTCAGGGCATTGTGGCAACGGGGATACTTACCGGCGAGAAGAATATCAAAGCGCAGGAAGTACTCGCTAAACACGATGAAGAATACATGCCACCTGAGCTGGCAGAAAAAATGAAAGGCATTAAACACGTTAAACCTGACAATATGCCTTCCTACGAGTCGTCAAACGGCACTGGAGGCAAATAA